One genomic window of Arachis hypogaea cultivar Tifrunner chromosome 8, arahy.Tifrunner.gnm2.J5K5, whole genome shotgun sequence includes the following:
- the LOC112706327 gene encoding amino acid permease 8, with amino-acid sequence MEVESVVGANANSNALLDDDGKARRTGTVWSASAHIITAVIGAGVLSLAWAMAQLGWILGTTSILIFAGVTLYTSNLLADCYRSPHPVTGKRNHTYMEAVKAHLGGRMHMICGLIQYSNLVGIAIGYTITTSISVVTIVKNNCMKKHNGSEADCHFSNNPSIIGIAIAEIFLSQIPNFHKLSWISFLAAIMSFGYAFIGIGLSLTIIIQGKGKSTSLFMGKTGQSSSENIWNMLVALGNIALANSYAQISIDIQDSLKSTPAENKVMKMANSIGIITMSIIFLLSGGAGYAAFGEDTPGSILNTTGNEHVWLVYMGNVFIIIHILGAYQVLIQPFYHIVELLVSQRWPSSNFINKEYFVGIGKIQFSINLFRLIWRTMFVVVASVLAMAMPFFNNMLALLGAIGFWPLAVYFPIQMIIVKRNIRKGTMPWIGLQSLSLVCMIVSIAAACAAIHGLGQALGKYKPFMYKA; translated from the exons ATGGAAGTGGAGTCGGTTGTTGGTGCAAATGCAAATTCGAATGCTCTTCTGGACGATGATGGCAAAGCCAGAAGAACTG GGACGGTATGGAGTGCGAGTGCACACATCATAACAGCAGTGATCGGAGCCGGAGTGTTATCGTTAGCATGGGCGATGGCGCAATTAGGATGGATCTTAGGCACCACATCTATCTTGATCTTTGCTGGAGTTACTCTTTACACTTCAAATCTTCTAGCAGATTGTTATAGATCGCCTCACCCGGTTACCGGCAAGAGAAATCACACTTACATGGAAGCTGTAAAAGCTCACTTAG GAGGAAGAATGCATATGATTTGTGGATTGATTCAGTATAGCAATCTCGTTGGAATTGCAATTGGCTACACAATAACTACATCTATAAGTGTGGT GACAATTGTGAAGAACAATTGCATGAAGAAGCATAATGGGAGTGAAGCTGATTGCCATTTTTCTAATAATCCATCTATCATTGGCATTGCAATTGCTGAAATCTTCCTTTCTCAAATTCCTAATTTTCACAAGCTATCTTGGATCTCCTTCTTAGCAGCAATCATGTCTTTTGGATATGCCTTTATTGGCATTGGGCTTTCTCTTACAATCATTATCCAAG GAAAGGGAAAGAGTACTTCTTTATTTATGGGCAAAACAGGGCAAAGTTCATCAGAAAATATTTGGAATATGCTTGTTGCACTTGGAAACATTGCACTCGCTAATTCCTATGCTCAAATTTCCATAGACATACAG GATAGTTTAAAGTCAACACCAGCAGAAAACAAAGTGATGAAGATGGCAAATAGCATTGGAATAATTACAATGAGCATTATCTTCCTCTTATCTGGTGGTGCTGGATATGCAGCCTTTGGAGAAGACACTCCTGGGAGCATTCTCAACACCACTGGAAATGAACATGTGTGGCTAGTTTATATGGGTAATGTCTTCATCATTATCCACATTCTTGGAGCATATCAG GTACTTATCCAACCATTTTATCACATAGTGGAATTATTGGTGAGTCAAAGGTGGCCAAGCTCAAACTTCATAAATAAGGAGTATTTTGTGGGCATTGGCAAAATtcaatttagcatcaatttattCAGGCTTATTTGGAGGACCATGTTTGTGGTGGTTGCAAGTGTGttagccatggcaatgccatttTTTAATAACATGCTTGCCCTTCTTGGTGCAATTGGGTTTTGGCCTCTAGCTGTCTATTTCCCAATTCAAATGATCATTGTCAAGAGAAATATAAGAAAAGGAACCATGCCATGGATTGGGCTTCAATCTTTGAGCCTTGTGTGCATGATTGTTTCAATTGCAGCAGCCTGTGCTGCTATTCATGGGTTGGGCCAAGCCCTTGGTAAATACAAACCCTTTATGTATAAGGCCTAG